In Clupea harengus chromosome 13, Ch_v2.0.2, whole genome shotgun sequence, one DNA window encodes the following:
- the mrps5 gene encoding 28S ribosomal protein S5, mitochondrial, with product MAAAIRVCCALRTSLGGTRTSLRVIDGTFQLSSLSRPSPLHWTCAAPAVVAWQQTRHGSFFNKLTADELWRGVLAETGSGARKGRGKRTKRKLKKDLNRGQNIGEGRAGFLWPGLNAPVVKAGAVQSMGRRGDAEQQELRAEMERQRDEWDKRRKMRVKRERGWTGNSWGGISLGSPDPGPNGETYEEFDSRVIEVKSVFHMTAKEGRKRSISCLVAVGNGNGAAGFAVGKAADRTTALRKAKNRAIHYLYYIERYNNHTIYHDIEAKFKKTTLRMKKQNKGYGLHCHRAIITLCKLIGVQDLYAKAEGSVNLLNITRALFHGLANQETHQTLADKRCLNVVEFQAERGPLPIVVAQPAGGARQDPEPEDEVPSTRLNWKEVQVAQGMKRSVWTGVKRTIW from the exons ATGGCGGCGGCCATACGGGTGTGCTGTGCCCTCCGTACATCATTGGGAG GGACTCGGACATCACTCAGAGTAATTGATGGCACCTTTCAGCTTTCCAGCCTATCAAGACCGAGCCCCTTGCACTGGACCTGTGCAGCACCTGCTGTGGTTGCATGGCAACAGACCAGGCATGGTAGCTTCTTCAATAAGT TGACTGCGGATGAGCTGTGGCGGGGGGTGCTGGCTGAGACAGGATCCGGAGCCAGGAAGGGCCGAGGGAAGAGAACCAAACGCAAGCTCAAGAAGGACCTGAACCGAGGCCAGAACATCGGAGAGg ggcGAGCGGGCTTTCTGTGGCCCGGGCTGAATGCACCGGTGGTGAAGGCAGGCGCGGTGCAGTCGATGGGTCGGCGAGGGGATGCGGAGCAGCAGGAGCTGCGGGccgagatggagagacagagggacgaGTGGGACAAGCGCCGCAAGATgcgggtgaagagagagaggggctggacAGGCAACTCCTGGGGAGGGATCAGCCTCGGGTCCCCAGATCCTGGCCCCAacggag AAACGTATGAAGAATTTGACTCCCGTGTGATCGAG GTGAAGAGTGTGTTCCATATGACGGCCAAGGAGGGCAGGAAGAGGTCCATCAGCTGCCTTGTCGCCGTGGGCAACGGTAACGGAGCTGCAG ggTTTGCCGTGGGGAAAGCAGCAGACAGAACCACAGCTTTGAGAAAA GCAAAGAACAGAGCCATACATTACCTGTACTACATTGAGCgatacaacaaccacacca TTTACCATGACATTGAAGCAAAATTCAAAAAGACCACCCTACGcatgaagaaacaaaacaaag gttacgGTCTGCATTGCCACAGAGCAATCATCACCTTGTGTAAGTTGATTGGCGTCCAGGACCTGTATGCTAAAGCAGAGGGCTCAGTCAATCTCCTCAACATCACCAGAGCCCTCTTCCACGGCCTGGCCAATCAG gAGACACACCAGACTCTGGCAGACAAGAGGTGCTTGAACGTGGTGGAGTTCCAGGCCGAGCGTGGCCCCTTGCCCATCGTTGTTGCCCAGCCCGCGGGTGGAGCCCGCCAGGACCCCGAGCCAGAGGACGAGGTGCCCAGCACGCGCCTGAACTGGAAGGAAGTTCAGGTAGCCCAGGGGATGAAGCGCTCCGTATGGACGGGAGTGAAAAGGACCATCTGGTGA